CGCGCAGATCGCGGCGGCCGCCGAGCCCGGTGAGCGCGCGGCCGAGCGGGGTGCCGGACTGGTCGAACACCGCGAACAACTCCACCGCGTGGGTGGCGTCGAAACCCGTCAGGCGCAGCAGACGCGGCGCGAAGTCGAAGCGGTACATGAAGGTCGGTGCGAACCGCGCGTGGGCCTGCGCGATCTGCAGCGAGGGATACCAGAAGGTGAGATCGCCGCCGAGATCGATCGCGGCCCGCTCGGCCGGATAACCCGGATAGGCTGCCGTGACGCGGTCCTTCGCGTCCGGATCGGTGGCCGCGAACAACGCGTCGATCCGGTCGGGACTCGTGGGCAGCCCGTCGAGGAACTTCGGGAACAGCGCTCCTTCGCGGTCGTTGGTGCCGATCACCAGCGGCACCGGATGCGCCGCGCCCGTCTCGAAGGCCTCCTGCGGTTGCATCGGCACGAACTCACCGTCGACGACCGGACCGAAGGGATGCAGACCGGGGGTCGCGCGCAGCACCTGCGCCCCCAGCCGGGAACCCACCCGCCCCAGCTCGGCGGGGGTCGCCTCGTGCAGGGCCCGCGCCGCGGACTCCGGGTCGGCGCCGAGCAGTTCGACGAAGGCACGTCCCCATTCGGCCGACCGGTCGGCGGTGACCACCAGGTTCGGGGCCGGGCTCTGCGCGATCGCGGCGGAGAACAGGCCGCGGGCCGCGGGCGTGGCGAGCAGCGTCGTCACCGACGTCCCGCCGGCGGACTCACCGAAGATCGTCACCTTCTCGGGGTCGCCGCCGAAGGCCGCGATGTTGCGCTGCACCCATTCGAGCGCGGCCACCTGGTCGCGCAGACCGAGATTCGAGTCGAACCGCACGTCGTCGGTGGAGAAGGCGCCGAAGTCGAGATAACCGAGCGCGCCGAGGCGGTAGTTGATCGAGACGTACACGACGTCGCCGCGGCGCACGAGCGACTCGCCCCCGTACAGCGACAACGCGCTGGTGCCGAGGGTGAAGGCACCGCCGTGGATGAAGACCATCACCGGCCGGGGGGTGTGCGTCCGGCCGGCGGGGGTGAGCACGTTGAGGGTCAGGCAGTCCTCGTCGGGGCGCACCCGCACCCCTCTGCGCCCGGTCGCCGCGTAACGGGGGTGCTGGGAGGCCGCGTTGCCGAAGCGGGTCGCGTCGCGCACCCCGGTCCACGGCTCCACCGGCTGCGGGGCGCGCAGGCGCAGCGGGCCGACCGGGGGAGCAGCGTAGGGGATGCCGCGCCAGGCGACCAGGTCGCCGAGCCGGGTGCCGCGTACCGTGCCGTCCGCATATGTGACGAGGGTCTCTGCCGTCATGAGGGCGACTGTACGTGACCGCGGGTCACGAGCAGCGGCGTTCGCCGGTCACCAGTGCCGTCCCGTCAGGCCGCGATCGGCGAGTTCGGCGTCGATGTACCGGCGCAGCGTCGCCGCATCCGGGAACCGCTCGTCGTCGAGGGCGACGAACGAGAGGGTGCAGCGCTCGGCGCTGTGGCAGGAGTAGACCGACAGGCGGGTCGCGGTCGCGGCGTGCCGCTGCTCGAGACCCGGGTGCATCGCACGCATCGCGAGCCCGGCGGTGCGGTGCGGCCCGAGATTGGCGAGCTCGGGGGGAACGCGACCGATGTTCGAGCACAACAGGTCCCGCTCACCGGCACCCCGGGCCGCGCGGGCCGCGAGCCGGTCGGGCATCAGCTGCAGGATCTCCGCCGGGATGCCGTGGGGTGCTCCCTCGCGGGGCTGCCGGTAGGAGTGGAGGGCCTTGGCGTGGATCGCGGAGACATCGTCGTCCTCGTCGACGGTGACGCCGACCATCGCCACACCGTTGGAGACGGTGTCGCCCTCGCGCTCGTCGACGGGGATCGAGATGCTCAGCGGACCCTTCAGTCCGCTGCGGCGCGCCACCCCGGCGCTCACCGCGAGCAGCAGCGAGTTCGGGGTGCTCTCCGCCGCCGTGGCGGCCGCGGTCCACGCCGTGGCGTCGACGTCGACGATCGCGGTGCGGGGCCGCTCGTGCACCGGGTGCGGGGTGGGCCGGGTCTCGGTGCGGCGGGTGTAGCGGACCCCGCGCAGCCCCTTGCCGACCCGGCCGATCAACTGCAGGGCGTCGCGCAGATCGGAGGCGTGGTGGGGTTCCGGCCGGCGGGGACGGTCGGCGAGGGCGTCGGCGACCGCGGCGACGAAACCGCGGGCATCGGTGAGCACGTGCGAGCAGACCAGCGAGACCGCGGTGCCACCGCTCTTCAGATGCGTGGCGGCGAGACACCAGCCGGGCCCGAGCTCGGGGTCGACGTTCACGTCCGCGCGTTCGTCGGCCCAGGCGAGCAGGTCGGCGTCGTCGATGGGGGCCGGGGGATAGCGCAGCGGGTACACGTGTGTGCTCGGTTCGAAACGCGGTCGTGCTCCCGGCACGCGGGACCGGACGACGCGGCGGCCGAGGGGGCCTTCCGACAGGACGTCGTGCAAGGAGAGCAGCAGCGTCGCGTCGACCGTGTCGTCGGTGCGCCACAGGCCCTGCATCACCGACGGCAGGCCGCCGCCTTTGTGGCGGTGGAGGAACATCTCGTCCACGACGCTCAATCGGTTCACGGCTCCGACGGTAGCGCCGACCGTTGACCGAAGCACTGAATCACGGTTCAATCCTTGATGTGGCGTACCGACGCACCCCCGCCGTACAGGAACGGCTCGACGCCCAGCGCGAGGCGATCGCCGCTGCGGCGGTCTCCATGCTGACCGAGGGCGGATACCGCGCCCTGTCCGTCGCCGCGGTCGCCGACCGGGCGGGCGTCGCGACGGGCAGCGTCTACCGCCACTACGCCGACAAGTCCGACCTGATGGTGCGGATCTTCCGGGAACTGTGCACCCGCGAGGTCGAGGCGGTCACGGCCGCGGCCGCACACGGATCCGGAGTGCAGCGGGTGACCGCGGTGGTCGAGACCTTCGCGCGGCGCGCCCTGCGCAATCCCACCCTCGCCTACGCCCTGCTCGCCGAACCTGTCGACGCCGCCGTCGACGCCGAACGCCTCGTGCTGCGCCGCGCCTTCGCCGGGGCCTTCGCGTCGGCGCTGCGTCACGGCATCGACAACGGCGAATTCCCGTGCCAGGACGTCGATCTCACCGCCGCTTCCCTCGTCGGGGCGGTCGGTGAGGTCCTCACCGGCCGCCTTCGCGACGGTGCGGCCGGGTCCACCGTCCCCGATCTCGTCGTTCTCGCCCTGCGAGCGGCGGGGCACCTGCCTTCCGGAACGACATCCTGTCAGGAGTGAAGCCGTGAATTTCCCCGCCACCCACGAAGTGTTCAACCAGGCGCCGGACCTCGAGCCCTACCAGGCCGCCGACGATGCGGCCCTGCTCGAAGGACTGCGCCGCGAAGGCGCGAGCTGGGCCGAGGACGAGGTCCGCGAACTCGGCGCCCTCGCCGGCACCACCCGGGCCCAGGACTGGGGCCGTCTCGCCAACGAGTACCCGCCCGTCCTGCACACCCACGACCGCTACGGTCACCGCATCGACGAGGTCGAGTTCCACCCGCACTGGCACGACCTGATGACCGTCGCCGTCGAGCACGGCCTGCACGCCGCGCCCTGGCGCGATCCGCGTCCCGGCGCGCACGTCGCCCGCGCCGCCAAGTTCTACGTGTGGGGACACACCGACGCCGGGCACATGTGCCCGATCTCGATGACCTACGCGGCGGTCCCCGCGCTGCGCCACGACGCCGAACTCGCCGCGAAGTACGAACCGCTGCTCGCCGCACCGCACTACGACTTCGGGCTGCGCGAACCGTCCACCAAACGCGGTCTCATCGCCGGCATGTCGATGACCGAGAAGCAGGGCGGTTCCGACGTCCGCGCCAACACCACCACCGCGACCCTCAACGCCGACGGCTCCTACACGATCGTCGGGCACAAGTGGTTCACCTCGGCCCCGATGTCCGACCTGTTCCTCACCCTCGCGAAGACCGAACACGGACCGTCCTGCTTCCTGCTGCCGCGGGTGCTGCCGGACGGCACCCGCAACCCGATCCGCATCCAGCGGCTGAAGGACAAGCTCGGCAACAAGTCGAACGCCTCGTCGGAGATCGAGTACGAGAACGCGATCGGCTGGCTCGTCGGGCCGGAGGGCCGCGGCATCAACACCATCATCGAGATGGTGAACATGACCCGCCTCGACTGCGTCATCGGCTCCGCGGTGAACATGCGGGTCGCGACCCTGCGGGCGGTGCACCACGCCCGGCACCGGAAGGCGTTCGGCGCGTTGCTCGTCGACCAGCCGCTCATGCGCAACGTGCTCGCCGATCTCGTCGTCGAATCCGACGCCGCGACCACCATGATGATGCGGCTCGCCGGGGCCACCGACCGCGCCGCCGGCGACGAGCAGGAGGCAGCCCTCCGACGCATCGCCCTGGCCGTCACCAAGTACTGGGTGTGCAAGCGGGCACCCGCGGTCGCCGCCGAAGCCCTCGAATGCCTCGGCGGCAACGGCTTCGCCGAGGAGTCCGGCATGCCCCGGCTGTACCGGGAGTCGCCGCTGATGTCCATCTGGGAGGGGTCCGGCAACGTCGCGGCCCTCGACGCGCTGCGCGCAATGGTCAAGCAGCCCGACACCCTCGATGCCTTCTTCACCGAGGTCCGGCTCGCCGAGGGCGCCGACCACCGGCTCGATTCCGCGATCTCCCGGGTGGGCAAGGAGCTGGCCGACCTCGAGAACGTCGAGTACCGCGCACGCCGCGTCGTCGAACTCATGGCGCTCGTCCTGCAGGGCGCCCAGCTGGTGCGGCACGGGCATCCGGCCGTCGCCGACGCGTTCTGCGCGAGCCGTCTCGACGACGACTGGGGAATCGCGATGGGCACACTGCCCACAGGAGTGGACACCACTGCCGTTCTGTCCCGTATCTGAGGTGTCCCGGGCCGCGCTCGGTTCGCATGTCCGCGGACCCCGGGCATACTGGGGAAGGTCATCCGGCGAATCGAGCACGGGCAGGCCCGTCATGATCGGTAGCAACGAATGGTGGGAGTGGGATCGGCAGATCGCTCTCGCCGTCACAGAGCCCTCGGCGCTGCACCGCGCCCGGATGATCGTGCGCGGCGTCGTCGCCGAGTCCGTGGCCGCGGCCGACAGTCGCAACGGCAACGCCGAGATCCACGGCGTCAACCTCGCGCAGGGCACCCCGGTGCCTCTCGGCCCGCGGCTGGCGTCGATGATCCGCTCTGCGCTGCGGGCGGCCCGCCTGACCGGCGGGACCGTCACCCCCGTCGACTCCGACGATGCCTCGCTGGACGTCGAGTCCGTCCCGCCGATCCACCCGATTCCGACCTATCTGGACATCCATCTCGACGGCGACACCGTCCGCGCACCCTTCGGGGTGAGCATCGACCTCGGCGGGACGATCTCGTCCGACACCGCCGACCACGCCGCGAGGCTGGCCGCGCGCACCCTCGAATGCGGCGTCCTCGTGCGCGTCGACTCGGTCACCGCCACCGCCGGGCACTGCCCGGCGGGCGGCTGGCAGGTGCCGCTGCCGGACCGGGGCTTCGTCGAACTGCCCACGGGGCACGCGATGGCGTCGCACACCGGCGGCGTCGACGATCCGGAGGATCGCTGGCGCATCGTCACCGTCATCGCCGACGACGCCGTCTGGGCCGACGCCGCCGCCCGGACGGCACTGCACCGGGGGATCGGGGCGGTGTCCTGGCTCGAGCAGTACGACCTCGCGGCGCGTCTCGTCGACTCGCACGGCCGGGTCCGGACCACCGCGGCGTGGTCCGATCCGAAGGCGGCTTGAGCCCTACCGCGTGTCGCCCTACCGCTTGTCGCGCAGGGTGCGGTAGGTGGTGATCAGCCGGTCGGTGGACGCATCCCCGGTATCCGGGGTGGCGTCCCCGGCCAGGACCGCCTGCAGGGCGGTGGCCTGGGCCTTGCCGAGCTCGACCCCCCACTGATCGAACGAATCGATCCCCCACACCACCCCCTGGACAAAGGTCTGGTGTTCGTAGAAGGCGATGATCTGCCCGAGCACCGACGGGGTCAGCTCCGGCGCCAGGATCGTCGTCGACGGTCGATCCCCGGGCATCACCTTGTGCGCCACCAACTCCTCGGCGGTACCGTCGCCGCGCACCTCACCGGCGTCCCGCCCGAACGCCAACACTTTGGCCTGGGCGAACATGTTCGCCAGCAGCAACTGCTGCATCGTCACGTCCCCGTCGCGGGCGGGCAGATCCTGCCCCTCGCCGGCGCGGGCGAAACCGAGGAAATCGACCGGCACCACCTCGGTGCCCTGATGCAGCAACTGGAAGAAGGCGTGCTGACCGTTCGTGCCCGGCTCACCCCAGAACACCTCCCCGGTCGGGCACGAGACCGCGGTGCCGTCGGCCCGCACGGACTTGCCGTTCGATTCCATGGTCAGCTGCTGCAGATAGGCCGGCAACCGGCCCAGATCCTGACTGTAGGGCACCACCGCGCGGGAGCGGTACCCGAGCAGGCTCGCGTTCCACACCCCGATCAGCCCGGCGAGCAGCGGCGCATTGCGGGCCGGCTCGGCGGTGGCGAAGTGGGTGTCGATGGCGTGCATGCCGGCGAGGAACTGCCCGAACCGCTCGCGGCCGATCGCGCACATCACCGACAGGCCGATCGCCGACCCCACCGAATAACGCCCGCCGACCCAGTCCCAGAACTCGAACATGTGCGCCGGGTCGATCCCGAACGCGCGGACGCGGTCGGTGTCGGTGGACACCGCCACGAAATGCGCGGCGACGGCGTCCTCGCCCAGGGCGTCGACGAGCCAGCGGCGCGCCGCGGTCGCGTTCGACAGGGTCTCGAGGGTGGAGAAGGTTTTCGAGGCGACGACGAACACGGTGGTGGCCGGGTCCAGATCCGCCAGCGCCGCGGTCAGATCCGCCGGGTCGACGTTGGAGACGAACCGCACCTGGGGGCCGTCGCAGAAACGGCGCAGGGCGCGGGTGGCCATCGCCGGTCCCAGATCCGAGCCGCCGATACCGATGTTGACCACCGTGGTGATCTTCTCGCCGGTGGCGCCGCGCCACGCACCGGAGCGGACCCGGTCGGTGAACTCACCCATCCGGTCGAGCACGGCGTGGACCTGCGCGACCACCTCCACCCCGTCGACCACCAGCTCGGAGTCACGCGGCAGCCGCAGGGCGGTGTGCAGCACCGCCCGGTCCTCGGTGACGTTGATGTGCTCACCCGAGAGCATCGCCGCCCGCGCCCGCGCCACACCCGTCTGCTCGGCCAGCTGCAGGAGGAGGTCGAGCGTGCGCGCGGTGAGGCGCTGTTTGGCGAAGTCGACCACCAGATCACCGGCGGGGACGGTCAATGCCTGTGCCCGCCGGGGTTCGATCTCGAACAACTCCCGCAGGGACACCGACGAGATCTCCTCGCAGTGGGTCACCAGCTCCTGCCACGCTGCCGTTGCGGTTGTGTCGATCATGTGGATGACAGTAGTGCGCCGGGATGGGGATCGCCGGGTTCCCCGCGGCAACGACTCGTGACGCGCATGATGGGCACATGGACACTGCAGAACTGATCCGGTCCGTACCCACCGATCTGTTCCTCGGCGGCAAATGGACCGCCGCCGAGAACGGAGCAACCTTCGCAGTCCACGATCCTGCGACCGGCGAGGAACTCGCCCGTGTGGCCGACGCCGGCCCCGGCGATGCCGTGCGTGCCCTCGATGCAGCCGTCGCGGCCGGTCCCGAATGGGCCGCTACCCCGCCGCGCGAACGCGCCGAACTGCTGCGCGCGGTCTGGCAGAAGATCGTCGACCGCGCCGACGATCTCGCCCTCCTGATGACGCTCGAGATGGGTAAGGCCCTCCCGGAGAGCAGGTCCGAGGTGACCTACGGCGCCGAGTTCCTGCGGTGGTTCTCCGAGGAGGCCGTCCGCATCGCCGGCCGCTATACCCCGGCTCCCGCCGGCACCGGACGGGTGCTCGTCACCAAGCAGCCCGTCGGGCCGTGCCTGGCGATCACCCCGTGGAACTTCCCCCTCGCGATGGGCACCCGCAAGATCGGTCCCGCGCTAGCCGCCGGCTGCACGATCATCGTCAAGCCGGCCTCCGAGACACCCCTGACACTGCTGCTGCTCGCCCGGATGTTCGAGGAGGCGGGGCTGCCCGCCGGTGTGCTGTCGGTGCTGCCCAGCTCGCACGCGAGCGAGGTGACCGGTCCGCTGCTCGAGGATCCGCGGCTGCGCAAGCTCACCTTCACCGGCTCCACCGAGGTCGGCCGCACCCTCGCCGAGAAGGCGGGACGGTCGCTGCTGCGCACCTCTCTCGAACTCGGTGGCAACGCCCCGTTCGTCGTGTTCGAGGATGCCGACCTGGACCGGGCGGTCGAGCAGGCCGTCGCCGCGAAATTGCGCAACGGGGGAGAGGCGTGCACCGCGGCGAACCGCTTCCACGTCGCGAACCCGGTCCGCGCCGAGTTCGTCGACAGGCTCGTCGAGCGCATGAAGGCGTACAAGCTGGGGCCGGGCACCGACCCGGAGTCCACGCTCGGGCCGCTGATCAACGAGAAGCAGCGCAACACCGTCGTCGAACTCGTGGAGGACGCGGTCTCGGCCGGTGCGACCGTGCGGCTCGGCGGTGCGGTCCCGGACGGCCCGGGCTGGTTCTATCCGGCCACGGTCCTCGACGACGTGCCCGCCGAGGCCCGTGTGCTGAAGGAGGAGATTTTCGGTCCGGTGGCGGCGGTGACCGGCTTCGACACCGAGGAGGAGGGCCTGGCCGCGGCCAACGACACCCGCTACGGCCTGGCCGCCTACATCTTCACCCGCGACCTCGACCGGGCACTGCGCGTCTCACACGACCTGGAATCGGGGATCGTCGGCGTCAACCGCGGGGTGGTCTCCGATGTGGCGGCACCCTTCGGCGGCATCAAGGATTCCGGGATCGGACGCGAGGGCGGGACCGAGGGCATCGAGGAGTACCTCGAGACCAAGTACATCGCCCTGCAGTAGGGCTCAGTGGTACCGCCCTGCAGCAGGGTGGAGATCAGTAGCCGAGACGGCCACGCCCGAGGCGGAGCAGCAGCATCGCCAGGGTGTGGCCTTCCTGGCCGAGTTCGCTGAAGCGCTCGAGCACCTTCATCTCGCGGCTGTGCACGAGACGGGGACCACCGGAGGCCATGCGGGTGCGGCCGATCAGACGGGACACCTCGGTGCGGCGCTTGACCGCTGCGAGGATCTCCGCATCGAGCCGGTCGATCTCCTTGCGGAGCTCCTCGATCTCGGCCTGGGTGGGGATCGCGTCCTCGACCGGGTTGCCGGGCACGGAAGCGTCGGTATTGGTGCTCATGTCGTCTCCTCGCATCTGCTCTGAAGTATTGCTCACGGATGAGGTGCCGTTTACCGGAATCGGAAGGTGGCGGCGGCCGGAAAACGGCAGCGGCACTCCGGGTGAGGTCCGAGCCGGCGAAGGACAGAAGACATGGCGTCCAGTTTGCCACCGGGCCGGAACGCGCTGCCACCCGCCCTGCCCCACCGCGTGGTATGTCGAGGGGTTTCGCTGTCCGGCCGGTCCGGTAGGTTGGTAGAACGATGAACACTCCCGTCGCGCTCGATCGTTCCCATCCCGGATCGGATGCCCTCCTCGAGGGGCTCAATCCACAGCAGCGGGAGGCAGTCGTCCACGAGGGGTCGCCCCTGCTCATCGTGGCGGGCGCCGGCTCCGGCAAGACCGCCGTGCTCACCCGCCGCATCGCCTACCTGCTCGCCGAGCGCGGGGTGCTGCCCGGGCAGATCCTCGCCATCACCTTCACGAACAAGGCCGCCGCCGAGATGCGCGAACGCGTGGCCGGGCTCGTCGGCCCGCGCGCCAACGCGATGTGGGTGTCGACCTTCCATTCGAGCTGCGTGCGCATCCTGCGTGCTCAGGCGGGCCTGCTGCAGGGAATGAACTCCAACTTCACGATCTACGACGCCGACGACTCGCGCCGGCTGCTGACGATGATCGCGAAGGACCTCGAACTCGACTCCAAGAAGTACTCGGCGCGGCTGCTGTCGACGCAGATCTCGAACCTCAAGAACGAGCTGATCGGGCCGGAGGAGGCCGCGCACGACGCGGAGACCGATCCCGCCGCGACCGAGCTCGGCCGGGTCGTCGCCCGCGTCTACGCCCACTACCAGCAGCGGCTGCGGGCCGCGAACGCCTTCGACTTCGACGACCTCATCGGCGAGACGGTGGAGCTGCTGCAGAACCACCCGCAGGTCGCCGAGTACTACCGCCGCCGCTTCCGGCACGTGCTCGTCGACGAGTACCAGGACACCAACCACGCCCAGTACGTGCTGGTGCGCACCCTGGTCGGCGACCCCGACGAGGAGTCCGCCGTCGAACCGAGCGAACTGTGCGTGGTGGGCGACGCCGACCAGTCGATCTACGCCTTCCGCGGCGCCACGATCCGCAACATCGAGGAATTCGAGCGCGACTACCCGCAGGCCCGCACCATCCTGCTCGAGCAGAACTACCGCTCGACCCAGAACATCCTGTCCGCGGCCAACGCCGTCATCTCCCGCAACGCCGGCCGTCGCGAGAAGCGGCTGTGGACGGATTCCGGTGAGGGCGAGCTCATCACCGGTTACGTCGCCGACAACGAGCACGACGAGGCACGGTTCGTCGCCGCCGAGATCGACCGGCTCGTCGACACCGGTGAGGTCACCTATTCGGACATCGCGGTCTTCTACCGCACCAACAACGCCTCCCGCGCCTTCGAGGACGTCTTCATCCGGCACGGTGTGCCCTACAAGGTCGTCGGTGGGGTGCGGTTCTACGAGCGCAAGGAGGTGCGCGACGTCGTCGCCTACCTGAAGGTGCTCGACAATCCCGACGACACCGTGAGCCTGCGTCGCATCCTCAACACCCCGCGTCGCGGTATCGGCGACCGGGCGGAGGCGTGCGTCGCGGTGCACGCCGAGCGGCTCGGCGTGAGCTTCGGCCAGGCGCTCCTCGACGCGGCGGCCGGACAGGTCGCGCTGCTGAACACGCGGGCGCAGAAGGCGATTGCCGGTTTCGTCGAGATGCTCGACGATCTGCGGTCGATGCTGGTCGTCAACGACGCCGACGGCAACGACGTCGCGGACATCGGCGAC
This region of Rhodococcus sp. Z13 genomic DNA includes:
- the pcrA gene encoding DNA helicase PcrA translates to MNTPVALDRSHPGSDALLEGLNPQQREAVVHEGSPLLIVAGAGSGKTAVLTRRIAYLLAERGVLPGQILAITFTNKAAAEMRERVAGLVGPRANAMWVSTFHSSCVRILRAQAGLLQGMNSNFTIYDADDSRRLLTMIAKDLELDSKKYSARLLSTQISNLKNELIGPEEAAHDAETDPAATELGRVVARVYAHYQQRLRAANAFDFDDLIGETVELLQNHPQVAEYYRRRFRHVLVDEYQDTNHAQYVLVRTLVGDPDEESAVEPSELCVVGDADQSIYAFRGATIRNIEEFERDYPQARTILLEQNYRSTQNILSAANAVISRNAGRREKRLWTDSGEGELITGYVADNEHDEARFVAAEIDRLVDTGEVTYSDIAVFYRTNNASRAFEDVFIRHGVPYKVVGGVRFYERKEVRDVVAYLKVLDNPDDTVSLRRILNTPRRGIGDRAEACVAVHAERLGVSFGQALLDAAAGQVALLNTRAQKAIAGFVEMLDDLRSMLVVNDADGNDVADIGDVVEAVLDRTGYRAELSASDDPQDGARLDNLNELVSVAREFSADVRNAAGFVDDEREEGDPEPGSLAAFLEKVSLVADADQIPENEAGVVTLMTLHTAKGLEFPVVFVTGWEDGQFPHMRALGDPAELSEERRLAYVGITRARRRLYVTRAVLRSSWGQPMTNPESRFLQEIPQHLLDWRRTEPAPARGGAIGAGTGSRFGAGERRGASGPSGFGAARGRGNQLVLAVGDRVSHDKYGLGTVLETRGSGPTATVVIDFGSAGKVRLMLVGGVPMVKL
- a CDS encoding chorismate mutase codes for the protein MSTNTDASVPGNPVEDAIPTQAEIEELRKEIDRLDAEILAAVKRRTEVSRLIGRTRMASGGPRLVHSREMKVLERFSELGQEGHTLAMLLLRLGRGRLGY
- a CDS encoding carboxylesterase/lipase family protein produces the protein MTAETLVTYADGTVRGTRLGDLVAWRGIPYAAPPVGPLRLRAPQPVEPWTGVRDATRFGNAASQHPRYAATGRRGVRVRPDEDCLTLNVLTPAGRTHTPRPVMVFIHGGAFTLGTSALSLYGGESLVRRGDVVYVSINYRLGALGYLDFGAFSTDDVRFDSNLGLRDQVAALEWVQRNIAAFGGDPEKVTIFGESAGGTSVTTLLATPAARGLFSAAIAQSPAPNLVVTADRSAEWGRAFVELLGADPESAARALHEATPAELGRVGSRLGAQVLRATPGLHPFGPVVDGEFVPMQPQEAFETGAAHPVPLVIGTNDREGALFPKFLDGLPTSPDRIDALFAATDPDAKDRVTAAYPGYPAERAAIDLGGDLTFWYPSLQIAQAHARFAPTFMYRFDFAPRLLRLTGFDATHAVELFAVFDQSGTPLGRALTGLGGRRDLRAVASAMQRHWLHVAHRAEPLPSWPAYDEKDRATMVFDTVTRVEHDPRRERRLAWEGYRGYATGTRVG
- the pgi gene encoding glucose-6-phosphate isomerase translates to MIDTTATAAWQELVTHCEEISSVSLRELFEIEPRRAQALTVPAGDLVVDFAKQRLTARTLDLLLQLAEQTGVARARAAMLSGEHINVTEDRAVLHTALRLPRDSELVVDGVEVVAQVHAVLDRMGEFTDRVRSGAWRGATGEKITTVVNIGIGGSDLGPAMATRALRRFCDGPQVRFVSNVDPADLTAALADLDPATTVFVVASKTFSTLETLSNATAARRWLVDALGEDAVAAHFVAVSTDTDRVRAFGIDPAHMFEFWDWVGGRYSVGSAIGLSVMCAIGRERFGQFLAGMHAIDTHFATAEPARNAPLLAGLIGVWNASLLGYRSRAVVPYSQDLGRLPAYLQQLTMESNGKSVRADGTAVSCPTGEVFWGEPGTNGQHAFFQLLHQGTEVVPVDFLGFARAGEGQDLPARDGDVTMQQLLLANMFAQAKVLAFGRDAGEVRGDGTAEELVAHKVMPGDRPSTTILAPELTPSVLGQIIAFYEHQTFVQGVVWGIDSFDQWGVELGKAQATALQAVLAGDATPDTGDASTDRLITTYRTLRDKR
- a CDS encoding TetR/AcrR family transcriptional regulator; this encodes MAYRRTPAVQERLDAQREAIAAAAVSMLTEGGYRALSVAAVADRAGVATGSVYRHYADKSDLMVRIFRELCTREVEAVTAAAAHGSGVQRVTAVVETFARRALRNPTLAYALLAEPVDAAVDAERLVLRRAFAGAFASALRHGIDNGEFPCQDVDLTAASLVGAVGEVLTGRLRDGAAGSTVPDLVVLALRAAGHLPSGTTSCQE
- a CDS encoding acyl-CoA dehydrogenase family protein, whose product is MNFPATHEVFNQAPDLEPYQAADDAALLEGLRREGASWAEDEVRELGALAGTTRAQDWGRLANEYPPVLHTHDRYGHRIDEVEFHPHWHDLMTVAVEHGLHAAPWRDPRPGAHVARAAKFYVWGHTDAGHMCPISMTYAAVPALRHDAELAAKYEPLLAAPHYDFGLREPSTKRGLIAGMSMTEKQGGSDVRANTTTATLNADGSYTIVGHKWFTSAPMSDLFLTLAKTEHGPSCFLLPRVLPDGTRNPIRIQRLKDKLGNKSNASSEIEYENAIGWLVGPEGRGINTIIEMVNMTRLDCVIGSAVNMRVATLRAVHHARHRKAFGALLVDQPLMRNVLADLVVESDAATTMMMRLAGATDRAAGDEQEAALRRIALAVTKYWVCKRAPAVAAEALECLGGNGFAEESGMPRLYRESPLMSIWEGSGNVAALDALRAMVKQPDTLDAFFTEVRLAEGADHRLDSAISRVGKELADLENVEYRARRVVELMALVLQGAQLVRHGHPAVADAFCASRLDDDWGIAMGTLPTGVDTTAVLSRI
- a CDS encoding NAD-dependent succinate-semialdehyde dehydrogenase encodes the protein MDTAELIRSVPTDLFLGGKWTAAENGATFAVHDPATGEELARVADAGPGDAVRALDAAVAAGPEWAATPPRERAELLRAVWQKIVDRADDLALLMTLEMGKALPESRSEVTYGAEFLRWFSEEAVRIAGRYTPAPAGTGRVLVTKQPVGPCLAITPWNFPLAMGTRKIGPALAAGCTIIVKPASETPLTLLLLARMFEEAGLPAGVLSVLPSSHASEVTGPLLEDPRLRKLTFTGSTEVGRTLAEKAGRSLLRTSLELGGNAPFVVFEDADLDRAVEQAVAAKLRNGGEACTAANRFHVANPVRAEFVDRLVERMKAYKLGPGTDPESTLGPLINEKQRNTVVELVEDAVSAGATVRLGGAVPDGPGWFYPATVLDDVPAEARVLKEEIFGPVAAVTGFDTEEEGLAAANDTRYGLAAYIFTRDLDRALRVSHDLESGIVGVNRGVVSDVAAPFGGIKDSGIGREGGTEGIEEYLETKYIALQ